The following proteins come from a genomic window of Bombyx mori chromosome 18, ASM3026992v2:
- the LOC101743983 gene encoding uncharacterized protein LOC101743983 isoform X6, which translates to MTSKVMPLPLLRRCCGCLPLEAGCFILCIASTMACVANIAAGAWNLPRHRDREPEDNLISMSMIMFSSLSAIGNIVALFGIWLKRPGNLQLSLVFNSIFILCIFLVSIVTCIFRMDEFLKLPGNIALVVVTLIAGAVYSLYYLTVVNSLYRTMKMSYSESALPI; encoded by the exons ATGACAAG CAAGGTCATGCCTCTGCCGTTGCTAAGGAGGTGCTGTGGATGCCTCCCCCTTGAAGCCGGCTGCTTCATACTCTGCATAGCATCTACT ATGGCATGTGTAGCGAACATAGCTGCCGGTGCGTGGAATCTCCCGAGGCATAGAGACCGCGAACCAGAGGACAACCTTATATCCATGAGCATGATCATGTTCTCCTCATTATCAGCCATCGGGAACATCGTCGCTTTGTTCGGTATATGGCTA AAAAGGCCCGGAAACCTACAGTTGTCCTTAGTGTTCAACTCGATTTTCATCTTATGCATATTCTTGGTGTCAATAGTGACCTGTATCTTCAGGATGGATGAATTCCTCAAGCTACCCGGGAACATAGCTCTCGTAGTGGTAACGCTTATAGCTGGAGCAG TTTATTCGCTGTACTACTTGACGGTGGTCAATAGTTTGTATCGGACCATGAAAATGTCTTACAGCGAAAGCGCTCTGCCGATTTGA
- the LOC101743983 gene encoding uncharacterized protein LOC101743983 isoform X4, whose product MLITKRHGLSMSKVMPLPLLRRCCGCLPLEAGCFILCIASTMACVANIAAGAWNLPRHRDREPEDNLISMSMIMFSSLSAIGNIVALFGIWLKRPGNLQLSLVFNSIFILCIFLVSIVTCIFRMDEFLKLPGNIALVVVTLIAGAVYSLYYLTVVNSLYRTMKMSYSESALPI is encoded by the exons CAAGGTCATGCCTCTGCCGTTGCTAAGGAGGTGCTGTGGATGCCTCCCCCTTGAAGCCGGCTGCTTCATACTCTGCATAGCATCTACT ATGGCATGTGTAGCGAACATAGCTGCCGGTGCGTGGAATCTCCCGAGGCATAGAGACCGCGAACCAGAGGACAACCTTATATCCATGAGCATGATCATGTTCTCCTCATTATCAGCCATCGGGAACATCGTCGCTTTGTTCGGTATATGGCTA AAAAGGCCCGGAAACCTACAGTTGTCCTTAGTGTTCAACTCGATTTTCATCTTATGCATATTCTTGGTGTCAATAGTGACCTGTATCTTCAGGATGGATGAATTCCTCAAGCTACCCGGGAACATAGCTCTCGTAGTGGTAACGCTTATAGCTGGAGCAG TTTATTCGCTGTACTACTTGACGGTGGTCAATAGTTTGTATCGGACCATGAAAATGTCTTACAGCGAAAGCGCTCTGCCGATTTGA
- the LOC101743983 gene encoding uncharacterized protein LOC101743983 isoform X2 has translation MGIGRRSKVMPLPLLRRCCGCLPLEAGCFILCIASTMACVANIAAGAWNLPRHRDREPEDNLISMSMIMFSSLSAIGNIVALFGIWLKRPGNLQLSLVFNSIFILCIFLVSIVTCIFRMDEFLKLPGNIALVVVTLIAGAGMYFIRVPSYSLNTRNNMAAMQHPAKKVNLYYKLDNLTW, from the exons CAAGGTCATGCCTCTGCCGTTGCTAAGGAGGTGCTGTGGATGCCTCCCCCTTGAAGCCGGCTGCTTCATACTCTGCATAGCATCTACT ATGGCATGTGTAGCGAACATAGCTGCCGGTGCGTGGAATCTCCCGAGGCATAGAGACCGCGAACCAGAGGACAACCTTATATCCATGAGCATGATCATGTTCTCCTCATTATCAGCCATCGGGAACATCGTCGCTTTGTTCGGTATATGGCTA AAAAGGCCCGGAAACCTACAGTTGTCCTTAGTGTTCAACTCGATTTTCATCTTATGCATATTCTTGGTGTCAATAGTGACCTGTATCTTCAGGATGGATGAATTCCTCAAGCTACCCGGGAACATAGCTCTCGTAGTGGTAACGCTTATAGCTGGAGCAGGTATGTATTTTATACGCGTACCTTCTTACAGTCTCAACACTAGGAACAACATGGCGGCGATGCAACATCCCGCCAAAAAAGTTAACCTTTATTACAAACTTGACAACTTGACTTGGTAA
- the LOC101743983 gene encoding uncharacterized protein LOC101743983 isoform X1, translated as MLITKRHGLSMSKVMPLPLLRRCCGCLPLEAGCFILCIASTMACVANIAAGAWNLPRHRDREPEDNLISMSMIMFSSLSAIGNIVALFGIWLKRPGNLQLSLVFNSIFILCIFLVSIVTCIFRMDEFLKLPGNIALVVVTLIAGAGMYFIRVPSYSLNTRNNMAAMQHPAKKVNLYYKLDNLTW; from the exons CAAGGTCATGCCTCTGCCGTTGCTAAGGAGGTGCTGTGGATGCCTCCCCCTTGAAGCCGGCTGCTTCATACTCTGCATAGCATCTACT ATGGCATGTGTAGCGAACATAGCTGCCGGTGCGTGGAATCTCCCGAGGCATAGAGACCGCGAACCAGAGGACAACCTTATATCCATGAGCATGATCATGTTCTCCTCATTATCAGCCATCGGGAACATCGTCGCTTTGTTCGGTATATGGCTA AAAAGGCCCGGAAACCTACAGTTGTCCTTAGTGTTCAACTCGATTTTCATCTTATGCATATTCTTGGTGTCAATAGTGACCTGTATCTTCAGGATGGATGAATTCCTCAAGCTACCCGGGAACATAGCTCTCGTAGTGGTAACGCTTATAGCTGGAGCAGGTATGTATTTTATACGCGTACCTTCTTACAGTCTCAACACTAGGAACAACATGGCGGCGATGCAACATCCCGCCAAAAAAGTTAACCTTTATTACAAACTTGACAACTTGACTTGGTAA
- the LOC101743983 gene encoding uncharacterized protein LOC101743983 isoform X5 → MPLPLLRRCCGCLPLEAGCFILCIASTMACVANIAAGAWNLPRHRDREPEDNLISMSMIMFSSLSAIGNIVALFGIWLKRPGNLQLSLVFNSIFILCIFLVSIVTCIFRMDEFLKLPGNIALVVVTLIAGAGMYFIRVPSYSLNTRNNMAAMQHPAKKVNLYYKLDNLTW, encoded by the exons ATGCCTCTGCCGTTGCTAAGGAGGTGCTGTGGATGCCTCCCCCTTGAAGCCGGCTGCTTCATACTCTGCATAGCATCTACT ATGGCATGTGTAGCGAACATAGCTGCCGGTGCGTGGAATCTCCCGAGGCATAGAGACCGCGAACCAGAGGACAACCTTATATCCATGAGCATGATCATGTTCTCCTCATTATCAGCCATCGGGAACATCGTCGCTTTGTTCGGTATATGGCTA AAAAGGCCCGGAAACCTACAGTTGTCCTTAGTGTTCAACTCGATTTTCATCTTATGCATATTCTTGGTGTCAATAGTGACCTGTATCTTCAGGATGGATGAATTCCTCAAGCTACCCGGGAACATAGCTCTCGTAGTGGTAACGCTTATAGCTGGAGCAGGTATGTATTTTATACGCGTACCTTCTTACAGTCTCAACACTAGGAACAACATGGCGGCGATGCAACATCCCGCCAAAAAAGTTAACCTTTATTACAAACTTGACAACTTGACTTGGTAA
- the LOC101743983 gene encoding uncharacterized protein LOC101743983 isoform X3, with amino-acid sequence MTSKVMPLPLLRRCCGCLPLEAGCFILCIASTMACVANIAAGAWNLPRHRDREPEDNLISMSMIMFSSLSAIGNIVALFGIWLKRPGNLQLSLVFNSIFILCIFLVSIVTCIFRMDEFLKLPGNIALVVVTLIAGAGMYFIRVPSYSLNTRNNMAAMQHPAKKVNLYYKLDNLTW; translated from the exons ATGACAAG CAAGGTCATGCCTCTGCCGTTGCTAAGGAGGTGCTGTGGATGCCTCCCCCTTGAAGCCGGCTGCTTCATACTCTGCATAGCATCTACT ATGGCATGTGTAGCGAACATAGCTGCCGGTGCGTGGAATCTCCCGAGGCATAGAGACCGCGAACCAGAGGACAACCTTATATCCATGAGCATGATCATGTTCTCCTCATTATCAGCCATCGGGAACATCGTCGCTTTGTTCGGTATATGGCTA AAAAGGCCCGGAAACCTACAGTTGTCCTTAGTGTTCAACTCGATTTTCATCTTATGCATATTCTTGGTGTCAATAGTGACCTGTATCTTCAGGATGGATGAATTCCTCAAGCTACCCGGGAACATAGCTCTCGTAGTGGTAACGCTTATAGCTGGAGCAGGTATGTATTTTATACGCGTACCTTCTTACAGTCTCAACACTAGGAACAACATGGCGGCGATGCAACATCCCGCCAAAAAAGTTAACCTTTATTACAAACTTGACAACTTGACTTGGTAA